A genomic window from Methanobacterium sp. BRmetb2 includes:
- a CDS encoding DNase codes for MIDTHCHVDFKDYNKTRKDVIKRAKAELTAIINSGATLGGNRRTLKLLKEYKGFIYGTLGFHPVNAAKAEAIVLEDAKKEIISNIDKAVAIGETGLDFHHTKDVEGRRKQIKVFESFIDLASEYEMPLVIHARDSEKKAFELVKKNSNIPNVIFHCYSGDAPTAKDIVDEEYFISISTMICFSNHHQNLVKDLPLANIITETDSPYLSPFKGKRNEPVYVREAVQKIAEIKEVSFEKIDKLTEKNAKKIFQI; via the coding sequence ATGATTGATACACACTGCCACGTTGATTTCAAAGATTATAACAAAACCCGAAAAGATGTAATAAAAAGAGCTAAAGCTGAATTAACAGCTATTATTAATTCCGGTGCAACTCTAGGTGGAAATAGAAGAACACTAAAACTTTTAAAGGAATACAAAGGCTTTATTTATGGTACTCTTGGTTTTCACCCAGTAAATGCAGCTAAAGCAGAAGCAATTGTATTGGAAGATGCTAAAAAAGAAATTATCTCCAATATAGATAAAGCTGTTGCTATTGGTGAAACTGGATTAGATTTTCATCACACCAAAGATGTTGAAGGTAGAAGAAAACAAATTAAAGTATTTGAATCATTTATTGATCTTGCATCTGAATATGAAATGCCTCTGGTGATACATGCACGTGATTCAGAAAAAAAAGCTTTTGAGTTGGTTAAAAAAAATTCAAACATTCCTAATGTTATATTTCATTGTTATAGTGGAGATGCTCCCACAGCAAAAGACATTGTAGATGAGGAATATTTCATATCAATTTCCACTATGATATGTTTTTCCAATCATCACCAAAATTTGGTAAAAGATTTACCTTTAGCTAACATTATTACTGAAACAGACAGTCCTTATTTATCCCCTTTTAAAGGTAAACGTAACGAACCAGTATATGTTAGAGAAGCTGTTCAGAAAATTGCAGAAATTAAAGAGGTAAGCTTTGAAAAAATTGATAAATTGACTGAAAAAAATGCTAAAAAAATTTTTCAAATCTGA
- a CDS encoding 4-carboxymuconolactone decarboxylase → MEEERFQKGLKILEKYNPDSFNNLRKSLEDVAPDLARFVVEFPYGDIYSRPGLEMKTREMITVAALTALGTAELQLKSHITAALNAGCTREEIIEIMIQLAAYAGFPAAINGINAAKDVFESRDEK, encoded by the coding sequence ATGGAAGAAGAAAGATTTCAAAAAGGTTTGAAAATATTGGAAAAATATAACCCTGATTCTTTTAACAATTTAAGGAAAAGTTTAGAAGATGTAGCCCCTGATCTTGCCAGATTTGTTGTAGAATTTCCTTATGGAGATATTTATTCAAGACCTGGTTTGGAGATGAAGACCCGGGAGATGATCACAGTAGCAGCACTAACTGCACTGGGAACCGCAGAATTACAACTTAAAAGTCACATAACTGCTGCTCTAAATGCAGGGTGTACTCGAGAGGAGATAATAGAAATAATGATTCAATTGGCAGCTTATGCAGGATTTCCTGCAGCTATTAATGGAATTAATGCAGCTAAAGATGTTTTTGAAAGTAGGGATGAAAAATAA